The nucleotide window TGCACCAAATCTAGACTTTGACCTGTGATCTTTATGCAGTGTTCTCCCACAACGACAGAATGCTGGTAATCTTCGAGCGCAGTATCCATTAACGACTGTTTAAGAGTATCGCGGCTACTCACATATTCTTGATTACTTGAACTCGATTGCGTACAAGCAATCGGATCCAGCTGAGGAACGGGACTAGCATTCCGTTGAATCGTCTGCTCAATCAATTGTCTTGCTCTCCTACAATTTCAGGGGAGGGGAATGTAAAATGAGCTTCTGGGAAGATCAGTACGGTTAGTAAGATCTTTACTCGATATTGTCCGGAGCAGCTCCCGTGATCTGCACAAGTCGTTCCGAAGCGCCAGGATTCACTACATTTGAAAATCGTAAATTTAAATTCAACCTTGGAGCACCAAACTCAAATGCATTCCGGAAAGAAGGACAAATAACAGACAAAAATTCGTGCAGTTATTGAGATATATCGAGCTTCGTTAACGAGTTATTGCTAAATCTGTTtggtttttaattttgttttccaagCGCGCAGGCAAAATGTTGGAGAATACCTCGCTGGAACGATATGACCGTGTCGCTTATCTCCTCGATCAAGTGCACCCGCCTTCCCTTGATACCCATCACTGGCGAAGCAGAATAGCCGTTTTGGGAGGCCATTATGTCAaagaacatttcaaaaatcattCAAGTCTACCCGTTTTGTACCTTTTCCCGAATCAGCGTTCCTTATGACTACTTCATCTTTGATTGCGTGCTTAGCCGGGGAAACGCTGCCAACGTTGTTGACGATGTATTTCCCAGAAGATTTAACGACTTCACCAGGCAATAGAATAGGCAAAGGGCTAACTGGAGGCGACAATTCGTTCTGTCCTGTAGTTTGGCCGACATTCGACGAAATGTCGGTAATGCCGGTGGCCtgctaaagaaagaaattatgTACGTACACATAAATAGTAAATAATAATATGCATCTACAGTTGGAACTAATGCATAAGCTGTATTAAGAAAACCTACCAATTCATTCAGTTTTGATTGGTAGTAGTTGCTGACTTGTTCTTGGGCAGCCCAACGACTAGCTCTCAGTTCAACCACTTCCAGCAAATGCAAGCGAGAGATTTTGTCTAGGCTGTCATCTCTGCCGGTGTTACGCAAATGTATGAAGACACGGTCAAGCTGATCTGGAAGTATTGAAGAACATTTCCAGAAAAAGTCATTGCCTAAAACTCTATGCACTATTTTACCTTTGCAGTTCATTTCTAATTGTGCTCCAAAGATTTTGAGATTCACACACAGGGTAAGGACAGCAGAGCGCAGATCTTTTTCAGGAGAATTTGATTGCACTAGTTCATTGAAGTTTTCCATGAATAAAACAACATCTGCAACTAACGAAGAGCATTATTTGCTGTAATATTCAAGACTTTAAAATGTTAACTAACTGTTTTGAAAAATTCCACTGGATCCTTGAATTGTGTCTTTGTTTTTGAGCATAACTTGTGGATTTTTGGTTCTCACATTCCTGGGAGCTCTAGCATAAGGTGTTCCTATCACAGACGTCATATTGACTAAGGAAGGTTACTCCTATCGACGAGACAAAACATGACCAATTAGAACCAGTGTCACAGTTTTCTGTCAATGTTTCAAGACAAATCTTGGAACATGAATCTTTCGGAATCAACTTCAGTGAAAACACCTAACTGTGCATCTTTGAACATTATTTACCGTGACGTTTTGAGTAACTTAAAGGCAGATTTGAGCTGGTTAGAAATTCGTCGACGCCCTTAGTGAACAGCACGTCTTTCTTGCTCATCTGCTGTCCTTCTTGTGTGTATGAAAGAAAGAATTCTGTGTACGTAATTATATAGTTCACCCACTGGCAGTAACACCGTAGCCACTCAGATggcgcaatttttcaaaatagggtgaatttaaaacataaataaaaaattcccaatTTGCAccgtcattttgattttagcctaaaaaaattgggaatgAAAAGGAGCCCTAGTGGATTTACTTTTCTAGCACACAaactgataataaaaaattcaaaaaataaaaaaatgtacttTGCCCTATCTGTAGACGACCTGCCTGCTAGACTAGCGAACCTAGCGGGGAATCATGGAACCACTTAGTAAACACCCGCCGGTTTACCATACTATTGTATGGTACACTATCGCCTATCCCAAAACCGTATATGCCTGTCCCAAAACCGTATATATCGTGATACAAGAGTCCTCTAAAGAAAGTTCACAGCTACAAATTTCCTTAAGGGAAGAGTAATTTAATACCATGTAGTCAtatgttcaataacagtttttccgcccggtgggactgccatctgtcgacaaatgagtttctgcgtggagtgaaacaacacacGCGAAAGAGGCGCtcccaccgggcggaaaatcactctttcGCCCCGAACGCCCCAACCGAAAACCCCCGTTTTTTGGTATAGTAATCCCCGCAAGAGTGTAgtgtaccccttttctgagaggaaaaatagccatagtggaggagCCACGAGCAAGGGTTCTATGAATCTGGAGAAAGCAAGGATCCCGGAAAAGGCTTCATGCTGGTCGCGCACAACTAGACGATACGTCATGAATAACTACGACGTCACTTTTTGTATATCAAGAGGATGCTTATCATCTAGACGATAAGTCATCAATGGCCGTCAGCTCGTGTGGTATCCTAGCAACAGCTAGCACACGACAGACTTTATTAAATATGGATTCGAACAACCTTACCACGAAAGATCcgataaaaaagggaaattaaataaaaaaagctaATCAAAAGGGGGTTCATTAATTGTAAGATTAAAGATTATTGGATAGATGTTCATTCTTCCAGATTATCTACTAAAACGTCTCGACTTATGCGCCTTCTATTTCTTGTCAGTATTTTGTCAACGGTAATTTTCAAGGACTGAAGGATATAAGCCAACCCGCTTATTCCGATCATTTACCTCCCATCTTGCCTACCAGTTTGAAGGCTCATTGTCCAGAAATATGTAAGAGTAGGAATAATAAAATAGGCCTAACTCtaaagagaaataggactggcaAAAGGAGAAATAAGACTTcttaaaagattttaaaaaatctgtcctatttctacaggagaaataggactggaaattttcagtcctatttcgtttcggtcctatttcaccggctaCCGTAAAAATCagacataaaaaatttaagcAAAAACGTTGTTTAATAAAGGATTTTTTACATCTCTTACAAACAATAGAATAACCAAAAGCAAGAGAAAGAACCATTAGAAATTCTACTTTCAACTGCTGCAAGCAAGTACTGTTGTAGGTGATAAGTGAAATGAGTATACTTTTTTAACTTATTAAAATTTGGGATCTGAATACTGTGTGGCAACAATCTGACAGCTCAGACAATGTTCTCAGAATTCATTATTTTCATCCTCACTCAGGGTATCTTGTAATAATTCACACTCTCTGTGGAGAAGGAAACTGCTACCATTGTTGCTGTTTCGTAACCTGAAATAGTGGAACATGTTTGAAAATATTActcaaagaaaacaacagaaaaaatggTAACCTGGTCTGTAAATGTGTGGCTTGTATCTGAAGGCCATCCACCTGCTCTTGTAATTCTTCATTTGTTCTTTGAAGTTTCCTGTTAATTGCAACAAAGGAACCAATCAACATTTATGATCCCAATTGTCTTTTCCCATTAAGCAGACAGTATACCGAACGTTGTTAGTTGCCGCATCGAGTTCGTCTTGAGCTGCAGCTACTTCACGTTTTAATTCCTCAATTCTAGAACGCAAACGACGGACCTGTTCACGAGAAGGGAAACAAAATTATCGTTAGCTATTTTTCAATGAACAAGAATTATTTAATTGTGTTTGTTACTTCAGCTTCTGAATGTTCAGCTCGGCGTAAACCATGTCCTAGTTCCACCGAGCGATCCTGCAATGCCTTCTTCAGTTTATTATGAGCATGTCTTAACTCAAgcaattctttatttttctcttctaaTTCTTCATGTATTTTACTCATTTCAGAATCTGCCACAGAGCCCGAATGACCTCCACTGCCCGAACTGGATGAAGAGCCGAAAGATTTCTTCTCCAAACGTTCCTGATCAATCAGTCCTCAGTGAGTTACGTACGTATGTACGTAGGTAATTGCAGAATCTTAAACATACTTGCAAATCGGACAGAGCTGTTCgaagtttcttgttttctctttccaaCGCCTGACGCTCTGTTTCGACTCGTTCCCGCCGACCCCATTCGGCAGCATTTTCGGCCTGTAAACGCTCAAGTTCTCCACGGAGTTCGGCTAACCGTCTATCCAGTGTCTCCCGTGTACTGGCTTCATCTCGGCGATCCTGCTGTAAACTTATGACCTGCTGACGATGAATCTCTTGCGATGATATCAGCTGCCGCTCCGCCTCCTGCTTCGTGCATTTCAATTCTTCCAATCTTCCACGCAAATCCAACAGCTCTAGCTGCATGGACTCCATTGCCTTGTGGAGACTGCTCTTTTCTCTATTCACGCGCACAGGGGATTAGAAATTTGTGAATATCTCTGGATGGAAGTTACATACTCTCTTTCTGCTTGGATTGTTTTGGCTGCCTCATCTAGTCTTAACTTGAGGTGCGTCAACTTTTGTTGTAAGTATTCAATGTCATCCGTCTCGAGTGATTCGATAGGATTCCGCATTTGCTTAGGTACAGCTCCGCTGAAATGGGAGGGTAAAACCTCAGCATCGAAACCATTGCCAATAAAATTCGGAGTGGACCGTTCGCGTGAACTGAGTAAAGCCGGTATGGGGTCTGTGCCATCGATGGGAGTACTCGTCGCCTCCCTAGATAGTTCTGGCGTCCCTAACCTGTTAGGTATGCAGACCAGGAAGATGTAAATCACAATTTTAAAAGCTGTCTTCTGCTTGGACAAGACGCAAAAGCTACCTGGAGGAACCTTGATGATGATGCCGTGGATTAAACGAATGAGGACTCTTTCGCTCAGATAGgccatcttcttcttgctGTTGTTGGGCCAAACGCTCCAACTCACTACGTAGGAACTCATTCTCGTGTTCAACACACTGTTTTTCTCTCCGCACTACCGAACTATCCTTCAACGCCATCTCCAATTTAGTTCTTAATACTTTGGCTTCTTCACGTGATCTGTTTCGCTCTGTTCGGACTTTGCTCCACTTTTCTCGCCAATTTGCAGTGCAATCCGACCACCAGCGCATTGTTTTTTCCATCTGAGCTGCTCGCGCTCGTGCCTCTTCTAGTTCTCGCTGTGAAAATCgaattttacttattttattttactccTTGTCCAATGTAAGTAACAATCttcaaatttcatttatttaccTCTTTAGATTCCCAGTCAATGTCGAATCGGCTAGATGAAATATGAGAAGCTGAGTCGAGTTCTGTGTGAATATGATTGTGAACATGATTGCTGCTGCCTCCACTTCTATGAATCTGTGAAGAGTGAAGATGTCCATGAGAGTGGCTCACATGGTGCCCAGACATAGGTGAAGGGGCAGACCGCCGTGACAGTGGTTGGCCTATTAACATTTTTCACAAAACTAAAATATTATctttaaaattcaattcatCATGGCTTTACCTGGAGGACCCATTTGCAGAGGGAATAGGAGGTTGTGACATTTTCTTACTCaatttttaatatatgtgtatCATCAACCCATTTTTAACACCATGTGCAATGTCAATGTCTGTATTCTACAGCCACTGTAACGGTTTTCTGCATGAATCAGATAAACAATGACTGGGTTTTTCAGGATTCAAAGATTACCCACAATTAGTGAAATGTCGGAAGATTCGGAATTGAGCTGAGATTCAGGGGAGTTAAAAATATTCTTATAAGAGTTCACGAAATTCGACACATATGAGAGACCGAGACATCGCACACGATTTCACAAGGTTTATTGTTCGACTACGAAAATTGAATGCACACATGCACGCTTCTGAGAACCAGAGAAACTTATAAATTAAGTTTTCCGATGGAAATTCAGATGCCTTGAACTCTAACGAAAAACAGTTATTCGGCCTAATTGATGACGAGTTTTGCGTTGgacgaagcaaaaaaaaaaaaaataacaataaaatgaaatcggaCATGACAGCTCCTGACGTTGCCACATTGTTCACAAATTACCGACAGTGCGAcgccttttttcttctgcgtGATTATCGCGAATGGTAGACTGGCAGTGAACGACTGAACTTACTGGAGGATATTCGCGAAAATAATATAATGTGTTCTTAAACATAAAATAACAATACACATTATTTACAACCTTGTGCTGCTCTAGCTGAAAGATGCTATCTTCTTTGCTCAGGATTCTCCCTTTCCAAGGTAAATATCtaccaattctttttttcaaagacaAAACCTGGTTTGGAAAATCTCACATTCTTCTATAGACTTGTTCACAAAATATATATTGTTTAATTTGTACTACATATGGTATTGCTGAAAAGAAACTGCATATCCCATATTTATCAGTGCTGTCTGTTAAAAGCTAACTGTTTTGTCAGCCAAAAGTTACACTTGTGCTTACTCTGTTCTGTAATTACAGCCCTTCTCATCTTGCTAAGCAGTTCTTCAGTTAGCTGCACTGCACCCAAAACTCAGCACTCGTGTGACAAAATTAACCTTATTGAGAGTTCGGCTGGGCAGATCTTTAGCCCTCTCAGACACTATGGCAATGGAAATATTTCATACCCATCCAGAGTAAACTGTGCATGGTACATCAAAATCCAACCAGGTTCTGTCATCACattaaggtaaaaaaaaaaaactaaatatttaCATAATTTTCAGTAATAAttgaatttcttatttttcaaaagtttctcTACATTTGATCTGGAGGAGGGAAGGCACCTTTGTAGTGCCAAACCCTGTTGTGGTGATACATGGCTCTCGATCTTGAGCATTCCTTCACATTCTGCACAGCTTGTTTCCATGCCATTCAATTTTCCTGTTCAAGACACAGTCAATTTTCTGTACTGTGGTTCCTTGGCGCTACCTCCAT belongs to Daphnia magna isolate NIES linkage group LG1, ASM2063170v1.1, whole genome shotgun sequence and includes:
- the LOC116934825 gene encoding coiled-coil domain-containing protein 102A; its protein translation is MGPPGQPLSRRSAPSPMSGHHVSHSHGHLHSSQIHRSGGSSNHVHNHIHTELDSASHISSSRFDIDWESKERELEEARARAAQMEKTMRWWSDCTANWREKWSKVRTERNRSREEAKVLRTKLEMALKDSSVVRREKQCVEHENEFLRSELERLAQQQQEEDGLSERKSPHSFNPRHHHQGSSRLGTPELSREATSTPIDGTDPIPALLSSRERSTPNFIGNGFDAEVLPSHFSGAVPKQMRNPIESLETDDIEYLQQKLTHLKLRLDEAAKTIQAEREEKSSLHKAMESMQLELLDLRGRLEELKCTKQEAERQLISSQEIHRQQVISLQQDRRDEASTRETLDRRLAELRGELERLQAENAAEWGRRERVETERQALERENKKLRTALSDLQERLEKKSFGSSSSSGSGGHSGSVADSEMSKIHEELEEKNKELLELRHAHNKLKKALQDRSVELGHGLRRAEHSEAEVRRLRSRIEELKREVAAAQDELDAATNNVRKLQRTNEELQEQVDGLQIQATHLQTRLRNSNNGSSFLLHRECELLQDTLSEDENNEF
- the LOC116934861 gene encoding eukaryotic translation initiation factor 4E-binding protein Mextli isoform X4; translation: MTSVIGTPYARAPRNVRTKNPQVMLKNKDTIQGSSGIFQNIADVVLFMENFNELVQSNSPEKDLRSAVLTLCVNLKIFGAQLEMNCKDQLDRVFIHLRNTGRDDSLDKISRLHLLEVVELRASRWAAQEQVSNYYQSKLNELQATGITDISSNVGQTTGQNELSPPVSPLPILLPGEVVKSSGKYIVNNVGSVSPAKHAIKVNPGASERLVQITGAAPDNIERARQLIEQTIQRNASPVPQLDPIACTQSSSSNQEYVSSRDTLKQSLMDTALEDYQHSVVVGEHCIKITGQSLDLVQTAKLVLDEYFAGLAGKRQRNFSACSSMDDGVFFPSQESPRECAPSVKKILKYDREKLLLWSKSPLCRQPPANFDLVFQNAPDIARKDLCSDTFFNPTAYLEKYPEQLSPASEEIGRHCDVVDDV
- the LOC116934861 gene encoding eukaryotic translation initiation factor 4E-binding protein Mextli isoform X1 yields the protein MTSVIGTPYARAPRNVRTKNPQVMLKNKDTIQGSSGIFQNIADVVLFMENFNELVQSNSPEKDLRSAVLTLCVNLKIFGAQLEMNCKDQLDRVFIHLRNTGRDDSLDKISRLHLLEVVELRASRWAAQEQVSNYYQSKLNELQATGITDISSNVGQTTGQNELSPPVSPLPILLPGEVVKSSGKYIVNNVGSVSPAKHAIKDEVVIRNADSGKVMGIKGRRVHLIEEISDTVISFQRVNPGASERLVQITGAAPDNIERARQLIEQTIQRNASPVPQLDPIACTQSSSSNQEYVSSRDTLKQSLMDTALEDYQHSVVVGEHCIKITGQSLDLVQTAKLVLDEYFAGLAGKRQRNFSACSSMDDGVFFPSQESPRECAPSVKKILKYDREKLLLWSKSPLCRQPPANFDLVFQNAPDIARKDLCSDTFFNPTAYLEKYPEQLSPASEEIGRHCDVVDDV
- the LOC116934861 gene encoding eukaryotic translation initiation factor 4E-binding protein Mextli isoform X3; translated protein: MTSVIGTPYARAPRNVRTKNPQVMLKNKDTIQGSSGIFQNIADVVLFMENFNELVQSNSPEKDLRSAVLTLCVNLKIFGAQLEMNCKDQLDRVFIHLRNTGRDDSLDKISRLHLLEVVELRASRWAAQEQVSNYYQSKLNELQATGITDISSNVGQTTGQNELSPPVSPLPILLPGEVVKSSGKYIVNNVGSVSPAKHAIKDEVVIRNADSGKVNPGASERLVQITGAAPDNIERARQLIEQTIQRNASPVPQLDPIACTQSSSSNQEYVSSRDTLKQSLMDTALEDYQHSVVVGEHCIKITGQSLDLVQTAKLVLDEYFAGLAGKRQRNFSACSSMDDGVFFPSQESPRECAPSVKKILKYDREKLLLWSKSPLCRQPPANFDLVFQNAPDIARKDLCSDTFFNPTAYLEKYPEQLSPASEEIGRHCDVVDDV
- the LOC116934861 gene encoding eukaryotic translation initiation factor 4E-binding protein Mextli isoform X2 is translated as MTSVIGTPYARAPRNVRTKNPQVMLKNKDTIQGSSGIFQNIADVVLFMENFNELVQSNSPEKDLRSAVLTLCVNLKIFGAQLEMNCKDQLDRVFIHLRNTGRDDSLDKISRLHLLEVVELRASRWAAQEQVSNYYQSKLNELATGITDISSNVGQTTGQNELSPPVSPLPILLPGEVVKSSGKYIVNNVGSVSPAKHAIKDEVVIRNADSGKVMGIKGRRVHLIEEISDTVISFQRVNPGASERLVQITGAAPDNIERARQLIEQTIQRNASPVPQLDPIACTQSSSSNQEYVSSRDTLKQSLMDTALEDYQHSVVVGEHCIKITGQSLDLVQTAKLVLDEYFAGLAGKRQRNFSACSSMDDGVFFPSQESPRECAPSVKKILKYDREKLLLWSKSPLCRQPPANFDLVFQNAPDIARKDLCSDTFFNPTAYLEKYPEQLSPASEEIGRHCDVVDDV